CAGTTCACTctagggcgtcccacgctataCTCACTCATAATGTGTccatattgtgaatttttttcgcgaattttgacattctgattttatttgcgggcttagatataacatccTGCCACGTACATTTCGGCTTATAAtttgtttcacggggaaagacatctgatacaaaccaAAACTACttttattcgaatgtaataagggtcctgtcagatgtctttccccgtgaaacaaagtatagtataccctttttgcaacaccctgtatacttactCATAAAGTGTCCATGTTGTGCAATTGAGTGGCTAGGTAGACAGCCTTCACTCGGTCTGCAAGTTCGCTCGCGGAGTAGCCTAGCAGTTGACGGAGATCGCAGACGAATTTGTAGACGAATCTGAGGACAGTAAGAGAGATATTATGTAAAGTTTAAGGTTCAAAGCAAGTAGAACTAGCGCCGTCACTTCATAACTTCCACGTTTTACCTCCTCTTCAtggtaatttcatttttttaaatctgcCTCCAAATTCCCAGTACCAAGACTGTAGAAGTCTAAATTGTTTCGGCCAGAAACGACCAATTTAGCGATTGTGACATACATTTCTACATTCTTCCTCACCGTTTGGCAGGTACTTTGGACATCATgtctaaagctgcgtacagaccggcccaacgaacgcccaacgatggatatttatcatacataatacaggggcgattgcagcaacgaaggtcaacgaaacccgttcgttggcgttcgtttggctggtctgtacgcagctttagtcGAAGTAGTACCGCGTAGTAGTagtgcgcgttccaccaatcacagcccTGAATtgtacgtcgataacgaacccgtgcagCAGCAGCTGGTGTCAAGATGACACTTCTCGTCCTctctcagtgtccgtgcgttgtATGTCGCCAGTTGTAGTCGTTGATGGCAGCCATTCGTAACCCGGggattcttcgcaccccctgccctACCGTTACCTAGACCGCTGCCGTAGTCAGGAATAGTAGGGCTGCCGGGaactgggggccggggctttggGTGTGACTCCATGGAGGattttgccataatcaccaCGCTTGGCAATGCGGGTTAGTGATCGCAGGGCTACACTTTTCGTGCCGGTGACGCTGCTGCCCATCGCCGGCCTATGGGATTTAGTGTAGCTGTTTTTGGATGGTTATACCTAGAGATGAGAATAAGCGTTTAAACTGAATAATGGTTAATTGATAATGAATAATTtgaaatatcataatatattaagcgTTAATATTAACGAATAATTGTTTAGCAGATAAAAACGCTGTTtggttgtttgttatttttaatgacTTGAAATATTAAACTCAGaggttataacttataagGTTATGAATAATGTTATATTAGGTTTTTTGTTTGGTTAATTGAAATagtgaaaaaaattactttgttttattacagtttAACGATATAAAAGGTACTACGCTACTATGagattatgttaaaataaaacaaaaaaatcatagCTATACTGTATAATACAGAATAAAAGAACAGATAGGACAATATTTcttacaataaaagtaaaatgtgACAAAGGTAGTAGTAATGGTAATAGGTATGTTAGAGTACAATCAGTTagttttcatttattaatttctacattttattagcatttaaaaacataagttGTGAAACTTTCGTGGTAGTCGTGCGCCTGTCACTAATTATGTAGCCAGCTTTTGAGAAGGCTCTTTCGCAGGGTACAGATGTAACCATTATATTTCCTTTACTCCTTAATAGTTTGACGAGTACAGGATAAATGGCCTGACGCGATCGCCACCATTCTAGAGGACATTTGTCAACACTCAGCAGAGATTCTTTCAAATATCATTCAAGTTCCTGCTCCGATTTTTCTCGTGCAGTCTTCGCTGTCCTATTGGTCCTGTTACCGGCTGCGAATGAACCCCATATCGACAATCTCGATGTGGTATCAGTAATATCACTATTTGAGCTGGGTGCTGAAGTTGCATTTAtcgcatcatcatcattgttTAATGAAGTCATCATTTCTAAAAGCTCGGACTTCACACACCGAAGAGCAGTCATGTCTTTAAAACCCGCATCTTTGAATCGGGGATCAAGAAGCGTGCAAAGCGCGATTTCCTTAACATTTTCGATATTTCCCAGTCTGTTAAGTAAACCTTCCTTTAGTCTATGAGTCATTGGCTCTACTAACTCATATTGTGTGTCGTGCAGGTGCGTTTCACAAATCATTATGAGGTTATTTGTCATCACAAGTGCAGTGCTAGCACTCAGGTAATTCTCCCCACTAACAATTTTTGTAACTTCGTAATAGGGTTTTAGCACATTACACGCTTGGCTTATGCACTTCCACTCTTCATTATCAATTGCAGGCAAATTCGCAGTCAAAAGCGGAAGGGTTGCTTTTAATGCCTCTTCTAACTGTATAAACCTTTCCAGCATGAGGTACGTTGAATTCCACCTGGTAGGTACCGATTTTACTAAAGATTTAGGTACAACGATGTTTTGTTGTAGCTGTTGATATTTTTGCAGCCTCTCCTTCGCAACTAAGCTTTTTTTGAAATGTGCCACTATTCGACTAACTTTGTCCAGCGTAGGCTTTATGCTGAGTAATGCGTCTTGTACCAGTAAATTTAGTTTATGCGCGTAACAACCAAAATGGCGCCACTCTAAGAGCTCTGCAGCACGAATCATGTTCGAAGCGTTATCCGTTATGAAAAAATTGACTTTGTGCTCAATATTCCATTCtacagcaattttttttatttcttgagATATGTAAACCCCCGTTTGACTGCCTTCAACAAGTGCGCATGTTAAAAGAATCGATTTACATTCCATGGTCTCCGATAAATAATGCGCTGAAATAGCCATGTAATGGTCCATAGCCTTTGAAGACCAACTGTCGGCGGTTAAACAAACACTAAGAGCGTCAtttttcaataagtttttataaaactGCAGCCTATCTTCATAAACCATCGGCAACAACACATTTGAAATGGTTTTTCGGTCAGGCAAATCGTAGTTAGGGTTAAGTGCCTGCGTAAATTCTTTAAAGCCTTGATCTGTTACTATGCTAAAAGGCTGAAAATCATAtgctattaattttaataggcATTTATCAATGTGTTGTTTGTCACTCGGCCGTAattttttaggtaagtaagatGATATGTTACCCTGCCTCTTTCTTGGCGGTTGCCCTTGAATATTGTCTGCTGATGCGGACGATGTCGATGGCAGTGATTCCACGGCCCGAGTACCACCACTATTAGAATTAGTTGAAGCGGTTATTGTACTTCCAGCACCACCACCAGAACCTCCACCATTAATCAAACCTGCTGCCGGCTCCTGCTGATCTTGCTGCGTCGTACCACTTATTAATTCGCCGTACACGGAAATGtgcattaattttaaatgagttTTCAAATTTGTACTGGTTCCTTTATATGAAAGAGtctttttacaaaaattacaCGTCGCAAGTTTCACACCACTGGCACTTTTCTCAAAATAGTTCCAAATTGCAGCATTACTCCTTCTGCTGGTCATCATTATTTACAGTTTATCACTTATCACTAATcaagtttatttatacagtTTATTACACTAATTTGCCTAACTTAATCACTACACTAACCCTACTTTATACCTACAACTTCCGCAACCGAACtcaagaaatatttattattgcaatctaCTCGACGTCAACAACAACAAtacgtgaaaattattttacttccgACTTCCGCGTTTAAATTATCATTCAACGAATgagtgaaaataatattatggttGATGGTACCGTTGACAATAATCCAGCATTCAATGATAATTCGCATCTATTTCTATGCACATAAATACCATAACCCTGTGCATTACATCGCTTAAACGTTAATGAAGCATTCAATGATAATTCGCATCTATTACTATACACATAAATACCATAACCCTCTGCATTACATCGCTTAAACGTTAATGAATGACCGTGACCTCCAATTTCTTTTCGACAAGTGGCTATTGGAAACAGCCATTATCGCCAAAGGAAAACGCACTTTATTCCCAGCAAATACTGATTATATCGCAAGCACTCAATCTCGAGTTTGTGCCCTCAGCGGCATCTATACTCATTAACCTAAACAAATACAAGTCGAGGCGCCGCCTCGCGTCTTGGCGAAAAATGGTTCTCATCGAAAATCATAGAGGGCGTAGCAAGTTAAATACGGGCGCTCAATAAATTTACGAACTGTTAAAATTATCAATTATCAATTATCAATATCAATTTATTGAAATTGTGTTAATGTAgttaatgaataaatataattaatgtaataaattaaatgattaaaCCATTAACGATCACCCCTAGTTATACCGCCATCATCCGGTCGCCAGAGCCTCGTCTGTTATTTAGCAGGGTGCACCACGGGCAGGTGAGGTTGGCAATTGGTTCATTTCGGATGTTTAGAACCCTTACACCCCTTTAGAACCCTTACACCCCTTTttagttacttaattttataatatttcctCCAATCTCACCGCTTGGCTGGTACTTTGGAGATCATGTCTCCGTCGTAGTAGTAGCGAAGAGCGCGCGATAACTTTTCGTAGTTCATGGCGGGCTTCATCTTGCGCGCGCCCCACAGACGCGCCACCTTCTCAGGCTCTAGTAGGCGGAACTCGCCCTCAGTACCTGAGGGAAGATAGGTGTTGGTAAATAACGATTTAGGTCTGTGCGAAATCAGGCAAAAATTCTTAATGAAACGTCTGTAGTAACAAGCGGTACCTAAAAAACGATCACATCTTTGCGGTTCTGGGGAGTAGGAAGACTATAGACTTTACTTTGTCAGGGTCCGTGCGCAGGCCCTTCTCATTGACCACGAATCCGAGATACTTTAGCTCTCGCTGAAAGAAACAACATTTTGATTTACATCTTCTGTAACAACGACAGATGCTCCTCAAACGTTGAGGAGACGAACACGATGTCATCTAAATAGATCTTTAAGATCTTTATCTTCTTGCCACATTCGGGACCAAACAATCCATGAGTCTTTGCTGCGTCGCTGGAGCTGATCTAAGACCAAAGCACATTACTTAGAATTGGAACAATCCACAGGCAGGCACCGTAAACGCTGTGTTTTCCTTCGAATCCTCTCTTAAAGGAATTTGCCAAAAAGCCGCCTTAAGGTTAATAGAACTGGCCTAATATACCTAGGCGTCTCGGTGTTGGTCAAGGATTGACAAGGATACTATGAATGTAAGGCAATGGCCCACATGACATTCATCTGTTGTTGCTGCTGCGGCCGCCGCACAGGTACTCAGGAGATAGATGTGACTCACCGAACCAGCGTATGACGTGGTAGTACTCGGCGCTGGTGAGCAGCTCCAGCAGGAACTGCCACAGCTGGATCTGTCCGTTGTTGCCGCTGCGGGTGCGAGTGAGATAGATGTGACTCACCTATACTACGAGTGAGATAGATGCGACTCACCGAACCAGCGTATGACGTGGTAGTACTCGGCGCTGGTGAGCAGCTCCAGCAGGAACTGCCACAGCTGTATCTGTCCGTTGTTGCCGCTGCGGGTGCGAGTGAGATAGATGTGACTCACCTATACTACGAGTGAGATAGATGTGACTCACCGAACCAGCGTATGACGTGGTAGTACTCGGCGCTGGTGAGCAGCTCCAGCAGGAACTGCCACAGCTGTATCTGTCCGTTGTTGCCGCTGCGCCCGCCGCACAGGTAGGACGGGGATAGGACTGAGCCGTCGGACGGTTCTAGGACTAGCTGTGGGTGAAAAAAAGTGAATGAGACAAATTCtatacagcacatgctgagtcagaGACATTTTGATGGCACAATATACACCACAATCATTCGAGCaagattatattatgttacctTATTGTTACAGTATCGTTTTTTATTGTAACTGTATTGTAGCGGGGTAACATTACATATCGccctaaaaaaacaaaacgtaaATCGGTTCACCCGtatgggagctacgctacagCTACAACAGACAGATACGCACATACACAGTTACttagacacgttaaacttagaACACCCTTCGTTTTCCGTCAGGGTGATATAAATGAATAGCTGTATCTGTCCGTTGTTGCCGCTGCGGCCGCCGCACAGGTAGGACGGGGATAGGACCGAGCCGTCGGATGGTTCTAGGACTAGCTGTGGGAGAGAATGAAAAGAAGTATTAGTAAGTGAGACAAATTCTATAgagcacatgctgagtcagaGCCATTTTGCTGGCACAATACACACCACAATCATTCGACCAAGAAActtatatgttatgttattgttatatgttacattattgttttctaccttattttaattttaattaaaaatataataaaatttttaaatctaataaGTAAGCCCGAGTGCTataatagaatgacccactgaGTCTCCTCTTTTCGgtttaatataagtaccaCTTAACACATAGTTAGTACATGACCGACTTTTTAAAGTCAGTCACCGATCAGCCGTGTGTGGGGTACCCttatgcaacaccctgtatatctccACTCTCACCTGTTTAGGTTTCTTCTTCTTGATGGCGGAGTGCGTGACGTCCCCCTGCGGCTTGCTGGTCGGCGTCTCAGAGCCACTCTCTTCGTTTTGTATCACCGCTGGAATATACACATCAGACATTAGCTATTAGTCATCATTACTAATCATTCACGACTAATCCAAGGTGACAAACTAATCTACCCACATTTTAAAAACCTGAAGGTGTAGATAAGGTTtgtagatataattatgttgatcCAGCTACTGCCAACTTTAAACTGGACAATGCTTTTACTCACGACAcgaataagaaaaaaatatcagttaTTCGTTATTAGCAAAGaattgcatattattattaattaattatatttttttaattgttataaTTGTTACGTACCAATAAATTTACACTTTCTAAGCAGTTCAAAATGTGTCCAAAATAGGTCGCCTGGGTCGTGTGGAACTTTTTCTCtgtaaaagaaaaacttttattacaaTCAATGCTAATACGAGATCGCATTTTTAACAGAAATTCAGCTCGTCACCTAGGTGGCGACATACACATTTGAATGGATTAGCACTGCTCGATCGGTTAGGAAAAATCTACAGTTGCCCCTTTAAACAAGTTTATTTCTTCATAAACAAATCATGTTGTCCACATTACTGAAATTCACCGACAAAACCACGCTCATGTCTCACTTGAACTGCTGGTTGGAGAGCTCGCACAGACGCGCGCCGCTCATGTTCCAGTCCGACAGCTTCACGCCGCGCATGTTGAACTGGCGCACCGCCCACTGCACCCATACTTTTACGTGTTGGACTGACCTGGGGGGTGAAATGGaggcaaaattttaaaacccgTAAACCAACCCTactgtccaccaacccgctctaggccagcgtggtggactggGCCTAAAACCCTCCCTTCAttagtggggacgtgatgatgaGTTTTGTTGTATAAGGATGACTCACGGGGTCATTCTGATTCACTTTTGATCTAAGTACGATGATTTGATAGCTTATATAGAATACacgctgttcccgcgcgctccgattcgccttaaaaagttttcccttacgaattccgggataaaaagtagcctatgttctttctcagggtctagactgtatgtataccaatcatttcattcaaatccgttcagtagttttggcgtgaaagagtaacagacagacacagttactttcgcatttataatattagttaggattgctGAGTTTTTGCACGCGTCGCATCTATCTTTCAATGTATTTTGCTATAGCAAAGGTACGCAGATGTTTGACATAATCAGTAATAGCGTATGTAAAGATATAGAAAACTAAATACAGATCCATCAGACATCCGCGCCGAGTAGTTTTGTTCTTAGCAAGTTGGTGACAAATACGAAACACTGGAGCGTAACTACAGTAACTGGGCTTTGTCACCATGTTGTGGGTTAATGCGAAGGGATTAACCGGTCAGATAAGCGTCAGTTGCTTACTTTGTTTCTCGTACCTACATAAAGTAGACATAGACAAGGACACAtcgtttatttactaaaaagtacacatcacaaatacaaaacaacatcaaTAGGTATGTACAGTGACATGaggaataacaataatttgtggtgtgtattatgtcagtaaaatggctctgactcagcatgtgctgtacaAAAAATTATACAGCGCTGGTAATTCTGCCAGAACCAGAGAGTTGAGGTGGTACGCggctaaaatataataaattaagtacaagTAATACAGCAAAAACATACCAGTTCTTCGGATCACTAGGCAGTGGTCGGTGCATATCACTACGAAAGGCGTCTGCCACAACCcatcgcgccgccgccgcgtgtaGGGGTGCCTTTTGGGGGGACTTCTGAGGTGACTTGACCTCTGGAAAGGAAGAAAATATACAGTTAGATGAAGGacaaaacattaattttgattctgaaggcacataTTCTAATTTTAAGTGCTGTCAAAACCATAAATtctatgtttaatattttactctATGACTGTTTTGataaatatcattttccactggcaaaatttatagtttgacatatagcaaaaattcaaatttgtGTCAACGGATTCGAAAtgaatagatagatagatagatagagtactctgtacaccaagaaatgattaacaattttacatagacacttaacaagggtacaaaaggcggtcttatcgctgaatgtgtttttatgaatgccaaaaaaacacaaaacaacttttaaaaattcgTTCCGATAACAAAGATCACATTGTCATGACAACCAATTTTTCTATGGAGCAAAAGTGACAGAGAATCAGCCCCTTTCAGCATTCCACTTTTGCACTACCTGTATATCACCGACGCTCTAAGAAATAAAAACCAGATTAATCAGTGGTCTCCGCAGCACCACTAGGCTCGGTAtaagtaagaagaagaagagcaCCAACCAGCAGCCGCCTCCTGAGCAGCGGGCAGCTGCAGCAGCTCCTCGTCCGGCTTCAGCACGTCCAGGATGTTGATCTTCCTCTCCGCGGCCCGGACACTGATGTTCACTTGCACCGCCCCGGAGCCCCCCATGCACTGCTCTACGAGGCTGCAGGCTCTGCCTGGCTTGGGggcggatggccgtgtgtgagatgtccccacatatatatatatatatatatatactagctgtgcccgcgagctttgctacGCCTTAAAAAGATATATCTACACATTTTAACATATTAACACCCTAGAGTCCCTAGACCCAAGCATGCATCGTCTAGGACGTTCAACATaccagtcagggtcactaaccactacacacACACTATATCTTGAATAATCCTGATAcgtgaaataaatgtatacagggtgttgcaaaaagggtaggtatactaagccgaaagtgAGTGTCTAAAGGGGTCATTATAAACAACTCTtgttttacgttttttttggCGGATTTCTAAAActcatagaacaaaagttgtttagaatgaccccctgggTCACCCCCtgtcggcttagtataccctttctggaacaccctgtattacaAGTAAGAACGACACCAGGCTCGCTATAAGTAAGAAGAACAACACCAACCAGCAGCCGCCTCCTGAGCAGCGGGCAGCTGCAGCAGCTCCTCGTCCGGCTTCAGCACGTCCAGGATGTTGATCTTCCTCTCCGCGGCCCGGACACTGATGTTCACTTGCACCACCCCGGAGCCCCCATGCACTGCTCCACGAGGCTACAGGCTCTGCCTGGCTTGGGggcggatggccgtgtgtgagatgtccccaccccacatatatatatatatatatatatagctgttcccgcgagcttcgcttcttaataataatatgttcaaAACATTccattaataaaattgaaagcATAATGAGGAACGGAACAGAACCTTCACACTTCAGCACGGGCCTGCCTAGTGAAGTGTGCAGACAACTTACTGCGATCTTATGATCCCACAAAATTGTAATTTCattgtgtaataaaaaaataaaaaaatatagtagtgtagtgtagtgtagtgtagtgtagggtagggt
The DNA window shown above is from Plutella xylostella chromosome 30, ilPluXylo3.1, whole genome shotgun sequence and carries:
- the LOC105395528 gene encoding DNA-binding protein Ets97D; its protein translation is MEVTNLDDLLNVRVIKMENGGETFDDSGEVEPADPLSVMPQFVTETDLGLMQSGSEILQAPLAVFSDTVDDDDTMQSTESGEEVIVQLMDIRTRLSKLRTMLENRLGADLSDYTFWLQDAKMLESHKTLVEQCIRGSGVVQVNISVRAAERKINILDVLKPDEELLQLPAAQEAAAGWCLHGGSGVVQVNISVRAAERKINILDVLKPDEELLQLPAAQEAAGTSHTRPSAPKPGRACSLVEQCMGGSGAVQVNISVRAAERKINILDVLKPDEELLQLPAAQEAAAEVKSPQKSPQKAPLHAAAARWVVADAFRSDMHRPLPSDPKNWSVQHVKVWVQWAVRQFNMRGVKLSDWNMSGARLCELSNQQFKEKVPHDPGDLFWTHFELLRKCKFIAVIQNEESGSETPTSKPQGDVTHSAIKKKKPKQLVLEPSDGSVLSPSYLCGGRSGNNGQIQLWQFLLELLTSAEYYHVIRWFGDGNNGQIQLWQFLLELLTSAEYYHVIRWFGTEGEFRLLEPEKVARLWGARKMKPAMNYEKLSRALRYYYDGDMISKVPAKRFVYKFVCDLRQLLGYSASELADRVKAVYLATQLHNMDTL